In Nocardia higoensis, the following proteins share a genomic window:
- a CDS encoding NADPH-dependent 2,4-dienoyl-CoA reductase, protein MSSFPHLFEPLDLGFTTLRNRVVMGSMHTGLEDRARDIDKLAAYFAERAAGGVGLIITGGYSPDRVGRLLPFGAKLTTTAEALRHRRVTRAVHEHGAAIALQILHAGRYSYQPGSASASSIKAPINPFRPRKLTRRGIERTIDAYVRCARLAQLAGYDGCEIMGGEGYLISQFLAPRTNKRTDEWGGSAENRRRFPLEIVRRVRAAVGADFIIVFRLSMAELVEDGQTFEEIVALARELERAGVTILNTDIGWHEARVPTIVTSVPRAAFVEFTAAIAERVSIPVCASNRINMPEIAEEILTRGDAQLISMARPLLADPQWANKAAADRVAEINTCIACNQACLDHAFGNKRVSCLLNPRAGHETELVLAPTRRAKRVAVVGAGPAGLSAAVNLAERGHTVDLYEAQDRIGGQFDIARRIPGKEEFDESLRYFDRMIATTGVHLRLNTTATVEDLLAGSYDEVVVATGVRPRVPAIPGIDHPMVLTYAELVREDRPVGKRVAVIGAGGIGYDISEFLTVEGHPTLKLDEWKQEWGIESGDEHAPGQLRAPEPAPPARDVVLLQRKTTPFGKGLGKTSGWVHRAALKAKGVEHVGGVNYERIDDDGLHISFGDKRERPRLIRCDNVVVCAGQESVRELAEPLRAAGVRVHLIGGAELAAELDAKRAIDQGTRLAARL, encoded by the coding sequence ATGAGTTCCTTCCCCCACCTCTTCGAGCCGCTGGATCTCGGCTTCACCACCCTGCGCAACCGGGTGGTGATGGGTTCGATGCACACCGGCCTCGAGGACCGTGCCCGCGACATCGACAAGCTCGCCGCCTACTTCGCCGAACGGGCCGCCGGCGGCGTCGGTCTCATCATCACCGGCGGCTATTCCCCCGACCGGGTCGGCAGGCTGCTGCCCTTCGGCGCGAAACTCACCACCACCGCTGAGGCGCTGCGCCACCGGCGGGTGACCCGCGCGGTGCACGAACACGGTGCGGCGATCGCCCTGCAGATCCTGCACGCCGGCCGCTACTCCTATCAGCCCGGCAGCGCGTCGGCGTCATCGATCAAAGCCCCCATCAACCCGTTCCGCCCGCGCAAACTGACCCGGCGCGGCATCGAGCGGACCATCGATGCCTACGTCCGCTGCGCGCGCCTGGCACAGCTCGCCGGTTACGACGGCTGCGAGATCATGGGCGGCGAGGGCTATCTGATCAGCCAATTCCTCGCCCCGCGTACCAACAAGCGCACCGACGAGTGGGGCGGCTCGGCCGAGAACCGCCGCCGCTTCCCGCTCGAGATCGTGCGCCGGGTCCGTGCCGCGGTCGGCGCGGATTTCATCATCGTCTTCCGGCTCTCGATGGCCGAACTCGTCGAAGACGGGCAGACCTTCGAGGAAATCGTCGCTCTCGCGCGGGAACTCGAACGCGCGGGCGTCACCATCCTCAACACCGACATCGGCTGGCACGAGGCACGGGTGCCCACCATCGTCACCTCGGTCCCGCGCGCGGCGTTCGTGGAGTTCACCGCCGCGATCGCCGAGCGGGTCTCGATCCCGGTGTGCGCCTCCAATCGCATCAACATGCCCGAGATCGCCGAGGAGATCCTGACCCGCGGCGACGCGCAGCTGATCTCGATGGCCCGGCCGCTGCTGGCCGACCCGCAGTGGGCGAACAAGGCCGCCGCCGATCGGGTGGCCGAGATCAACACCTGCATCGCCTGCAACCAGGCCTGCCTCGACCACGCCTTCGGCAACAAACGGGTGTCCTGCCTGCTCAACCCGCGCGCCGGGCACGAGACCGAACTGGTGCTCGCGCCGACCCGCCGCGCCAAACGCGTCGCCGTCGTCGGGGCCGGTCCGGCCGGGCTCTCGGCCGCGGTCAACCTGGCCGAGCGCGGTCACACCGTCGACCTCTACGAGGCGCAGGACCGCATCGGCGGCCAGTTCGACATCGCCCGCCGCATCCCCGGCAAGGAGGAGTTCGACGAATCCCTGCGCTATTTCGACCGGATGATCGCCACCACCGGAGTGCACCTGCGGCTGAACACCACCGCCACCGTCGAGGATCTGCTGGCCGGAAGCTACGACGAGGTCGTCGTCGCCACCGGCGTGCGTCCGCGCGTACCCGCCATCCCCGGCATCGACCACCCGATGGTGCTCACCTACGCCGAACTGGTGCGCGAGGACAGGCCGGTGGGCAAGCGGGTCGCGGTGATCGGCGCGGGCGGAATCGGCTACGACATCAGCGAATTCCTCACCGTCGAGGGTCATCCGACCCTGAAGCTCGACGAGTGGAAACAGGAGTGGGGCATCGAGTCCGGCGACGAACACGCCCCCGGCCAGCTGCGCGCACCCGAGCCCGCCCCGCCCGCGCGCGATGTGGTGCTGCTGCAGCGCAAGACCACCCCGTTCGGCAAGGGACTGGGCAAGACAAGCGGCTGGGTCCATCGCGCGGCGCTGAAGGCCAAGGGCGTCGAGCACGTCGGCGGGGTCAACTACGAGCGCATCGACGACGACGGGCTGCACATCAGCTTCGGCGACAAGCGCGAACGGCCCCGGCTGATCCGCTGCGACAACGTGGTGGTCTGCGCGGGCCAGGAATCGGTGCGCGAACTCGCCGAGCCGTTGCGCGCCGCCGGGGTGCGGGTGCATCTGATCGGCGGCGCCGAACTGGCCGCCGAGCTCGACGCCAAACGGGCCATCGACCAGGGCACCCGCCTGGCCGCCCGCCTGTAG
- a CDS encoding PadR family transcriptional regulator, producing MALEHALLVSLSERSGSGYELARRFDKSIGFFWTATHQQIYRVLKRMVEAAWVDCVSVAQEGKPDKKVYSVTEAGNAELARWIAEPLDIEIPRSDLGVKIRGASFDGSEAVCTEIVRHRDFHAHRVEVLREIEKRDFPAPDQLTGSALHQYLVLRGGIRTCGAYVEWCDEMLTALRR from the coding sequence ATGGCACTCGAGCACGCCCTGCTGGTATCGCTGAGCGAGCGCTCCGGTTCCGGCTACGAACTGGCGCGCCGCTTCGACAAGTCCATCGGCTTCTTCTGGACCGCCACCCACCAGCAGATCTACCGGGTGCTCAAGCGCATGGTCGAGGCGGCCTGGGTCGACTGCGTATCGGTGGCCCAGGAGGGCAAACCCGACAAGAAGGTCTACTCGGTCACCGAGGCGGGCAACGCCGAACTCGCCCGCTGGATCGCCGAGCCCCTCGACATCGAGATCCCGCGCAGCGACCTCGGGGTGAAGATCCGCGGCGCGAGCTTCGACGGTTCGGAGGCCGTGTGCACCGAGATCGTCCGGCACCGCGATTTCCACGCCCACCGCGTCGAGGTGCTGCGCGAGATCGAGAAGCGCGACTTCCCCGCCCCCGACCAGCTCACCGGTTCCGCCCTGCACCAGTACCTCGTGCTGCGCGGCGGCATCCGCACCTGCGGCGCGTACGTCGAATGGTGTGACGAGATGCTGACCGCACTGCGCCGCTGA
- a CDS encoding MFS transporter has translation MTDARESIGQAAGRGKVVAWGLWDWGSASFNAVIVAFVFTVYLTDKVGDDLPGDIAASTWLGWSLGLAGLVVALTAPVSGQWFDAAARRKRALGVLTLVVIAAMLAMFFVHDDYRDLWLGLALLAIGSAAFELANVPYSAMLRQVSTPHTVGRVSGFGWAMGYFGGIFLLLICYFGFIAGEGDNRGLLGVPTDDGLNIRLVVLVSAVWFAVFALPVMFAIPEIPRTGAAATADPGADRAGFFGAYRVLWRDLRDLWRTDRRTVWFLLASAVFRDGLAGVFTFGAVLAVKVYEIDDSDVLLFGIAANVVAALGAVAAGRFDDRVGPKVVIVVSLVSMLVCGLALLVVSGPAMFWVFGLLLTVFVGPAQASARSFLIRLAPPGREGQMFGLYTTTGRAASFLAPTLFGFSVWIFGADRAGIVGLLVVLGAGLLVLLPVRGPEPVREVVVTERVS, from the coding sequence ATGACGGACGCGCGAGAGTCGATCGGGCAAGCCGCCGGGCGGGGGAAGGTCGTGGCCTGGGGGTTGTGGGACTGGGGCTCGGCGTCGTTCAACGCGGTGATCGTCGCCTTCGTGTTCACCGTCTACCTGACCGACAAGGTCGGCGACGACCTGCCCGGCGACATCGCGGCCAGCACCTGGCTCGGCTGGTCGCTGGGGCTGGCGGGCCTGGTCGTCGCGCTGACCGCGCCGGTCAGCGGCCAGTGGTTCGACGCCGCCGCCCGGCGCAAGCGGGCGCTCGGCGTGCTGACGCTGGTGGTCATCGCGGCCATGCTGGCCATGTTCTTCGTGCACGACGACTACCGCGACCTGTGGCTGGGTCTGGCGCTGCTGGCGATCGGCTCGGCGGCTTTCGAACTCGCCAATGTGCCTTACAGCGCCATGCTGCGGCAGGTGTCCACCCCGCACACGGTGGGGCGGGTGTCCGGATTCGGCTGGGCGATGGGCTATTTCGGCGGCATCTTCCTGCTGCTGATCTGCTACTTCGGATTCATCGCGGGCGAGGGCGACAATCGCGGTCTGCTCGGCGTACCCACCGACGACGGGCTCAACATCCGGCTGGTGGTGCTGGTGTCGGCGGTCTGGTTCGCCGTGTTCGCGCTGCCGGTGATGTTCGCGATCCCGGAGATACCGCGTACCGGCGCGGCCGCGACAGCGGATCCCGGCGCGGACCGGGCCGGATTCTTCGGGGCCTACCGGGTGTTGTGGCGCGACCTGCGCGACCTCTGGCGCACCGACCGTCGCACGGTGTGGTTCCTACTGGCCAGCGCGGTGTTCCGGGACGGACTGGCCGGAGTGTTCACCTTCGGCGCGGTGCTGGCGGTGAAGGTGTACGAGATCGACGACTCCGATGTGCTGCTGTTCGGCATCGCCGCCAACGTGGTGGCCGCGCTGGGCGCGGTGGCGGCCGGGCGCTTCGACGACCGGGTCGGGCCCAAGGTGGTCATCGTGGTGTCGCTGGTGAGCATGCTGGTCTGCGGCCTCGCCCTGCTCGTGGTGTCGGGACCGGCGATGTTCTGGGTGTTCGGCCTGCTGCTGACGGTATTCGTCGGCCCGGCACAGGCGTCGGCGCGCTCGTTCCTGATCCGGCTGGCCCCGCCGGGGCGGGAGGGGCAGATGTTCGGCCTGTACACCACGACCGGCCGCGCGGCGTCGTTTCTCGCGCCGACGCTGTTCGGGTTCTCGGTATGGATCTTCGGGGCGGATCGGGCCGGGATCGTCGGCCTGCTCGTCGTGCTCGGCGCGGGCCTGCTGGTGCTGCTCCCGGTGCGCGGCCCCGAACCGGTGCGGGAAGTCGTCGTGACGGAGCGTGTCTCGTGA
- a CDS encoding TetR family transcriptional regulator — protein MTEQAATRTERKERTRAAILDGTLALAAERGFAALSLREIARSAGIVPTAFYRHFASLDDLAAALVDEGVTALRLALRQVRRRTDTGLADTVRFVFDQAEAKHALFGFLTRERHGGSAALRRNIAHELQMIVRELVTDMSRLPALDNWSPRDLEIAAELIVGTVADGVAADVAAQTPRERLAIREATVQKIRLIALGMDNWWPPGHR, from the coding sequence ATGACCGAGCAAGCAGCAACCCGAACCGAGCGCAAGGAGCGCACGCGCGCCGCGATCCTGGACGGCACTCTCGCGCTGGCCGCCGAGCGCGGCTTCGCGGCACTGAGCCTGCGGGAGATCGCCCGCTCGGCCGGCATCGTGCCCACCGCCTTCTACCGGCACTTCGCCTCGCTCGACGACCTCGCCGCGGCCCTGGTGGACGAGGGCGTCACGGCACTTCGACTGGCATTGCGTCAGGTGCGCAGGCGCACCGACACCGGCTTGGCCGACACCGTGCGCTTCGTCTTCGATCAGGCCGAGGCCAAGCACGCGCTGTTCGGCTTCCTCACCCGCGAACGCCATGGCGGCTCGGCGGCGCTGCGCAGGAACATCGCCCACGAACTGCAGATGATCGTGCGCGAACTGGTCACCGACATGTCCCGCCTGCCCGCCCTCGACAACTGGAGCCCCCGCGACCTGGAGATCGCGGCCGAGCTGATCGTCGGCACCGTGGCCGACGGCGTCGCCGCGGACGTGGCGGCGCAGACCCCGCGCGAGCGGCTCGCGATCAGGGAAGCGACTGTGCAGAAGATCCGGCTGATCGCGCTCGGCATGGACAACTGGTGGCCCCCCGGGCATCGCTGA